A genomic region of Clavibacter michiganensis subsp. insidiosus contains the following coding sequences:
- a CDS encoding PspA/IM30 family protein has product MSKQSILGRIAQLAKANINNLIDQAEDPQLMLDQMVRDYTESIREAESAVAQTIGNLRMIEDDHREDVQAAQDWGRKALAASTKADEYRNAGNTPNADKFDALARVALQRQMQSESEAKGAEPTIASQTEVVEKLKQGLDTMRGKLQQLSSKRDELNARQKTVQAQSQVQDAMKSIDIMDPTSEVSRFEQKIRREEARVRGAEELQASSLDAQFEELEDLGELTEVEARLAALKSGGSAPKQVTSGE; this is encoded by the coding sequence CGACCAGGCCGAGGACCCGCAGCTCATGCTGGACCAGATGGTCCGCGACTACACGGAGAGCATCCGCGAGGCCGAGAGCGCCGTCGCCCAGACCATCGGCAACCTGCGCATGATCGAGGACGACCACCGCGAGGACGTCCAGGCCGCGCAGGACTGGGGTCGCAAGGCCCTCGCCGCGAGCACGAAGGCGGACGAGTACCGGAACGCCGGCAACACCCCGAACGCCGACAAGTTCGACGCGCTCGCCCGCGTCGCGCTGCAGCGCCAGATGCAGTCGGAGAGCGAGGCGAAGGGCGCGGAGCCCACCATCGCGTCGCAGACCGAGGTCGTCGAGAAGCTCAAGCAGGGCCTCGACACGATGCGCGGCAAGCTGCAGCAGCTGTCGTCGAAGCGCGACGAGCTCAACGCCCGCCAGAAGACGGTGCAGGCGCAGTCGCAGGTGCAGGACGCCATGAAGAGCATCGACATCATGGATCCCACCAGCGAGGTCAGCCGCTTCGAGCAGAAGATCCGCCGCGAGGAGGCCCGCGTCCGCGGCGCCGAGGAGCTGCAGGCATCCAGCCTCGACGCGCAGTTCGAGGAGCTCGAGGACCTCGGTGAGCTGACCGAGGTCGAGGCGCGCCTCGCCGCGCTCAAGTCCGGCGGGTCCGCGCCGAAGCAGGTCACGTCCGGCGAGTAG